A genomic region of Oncorhynchus gorbuscha isolate QuinsamMale2020 ecotype Even-year unplaced genomic scaffold, OgorEven_v1.0 Un_scaffold_8380, whole genome shotgun sequence contains the following coding sequences:
- the LOC124019377 gene encoding neuronal migration protein doublecortin-like, translating into MELEHFDEREKAQRNTRRGSRNNGLPSPTHSAHCSLYRTRTLQSLASEKKAKKVRFYRNGDRYFKGIVYAISQDRFRSIDALLADLTRSLSDNVNLPQGVRTIYSIDGTKKILGMEQLEE; encoded by the coding sequence ATGGAGCTGGAGCACTTTGACGAGCGGGAGAAAGCCCAGAGAAACACCCGCCGAGGCTCCAGGAACAACGGGCTGCCGAGCCCCACTCACAGTGCCCACTGTAGTCTGTACAGGACCCGGACACTGCAGTCCCTGGCCTCGGAGAAGAAAGCCAAGAAGGTCCGCTTTTATCGCAACGGAGACCGCTACTTCAAAGGGATTGTCTACGCTATTTCCCAGGACAGATTTCGGTCTATAGACGCCCTGTTAGCCGATCTGACCCGCTCCCTGTCAGATAATGTGAACTTGCCCCAGGGGGTAAGGACCATCTACTCTATTGACGGGACCAAGAAGATATTGGGCATGGAGCAGCTGGAGGAAG